The Medicago truncatula cultivar Jemalong A17 chromosome 7, MtrunA17r5.0-ANR, whole genome shotgun sequence genome includes the window ctaaattcacatgtgatataatatataaacagtcataaattgaaataaaagaggtttatcattttgtcaacaaaagtacaatttaaaatagggttattaattgaaattgatcacgtaatatacgtgaagtctgaaaattgaccttgtaattaaataacatgtattctgatcatgtaattcgagatttttattatttataacatgtaatatacgcgaagtccaaaaaagcaaccgatagattgaattttttcatgatttcctagaggcgagttaagaacgttaaaatatggctttaacaaaaaaattataaattttcgacaaataacaaattaattatgaatttttaaagtgtcaaaagctcaaaaaaacaaaacaatgaaaagaCTTAATACTCTGAAGGAAAGACTTAATACTTCTGTAAGATTAATTAATACTCTGAAGGAAAGACTTAATACTTCTTCCTTACACTCATCCTTGGTCACTACCTATCTTTAATCTATTCGCTAAATTGAAGATGATCTTGTCTTGATTTGTCATCAAATTAATGATCTTGATCTAGTCATTTAGAACTTGAATGGTCTAGGTCCAAATTTGAAGGAGTTCATAACTTCAATTAGAACCGGTGACCCTCCCATCAAATTTCATGAGTTATATAACAACCAACTGTGTTATGTGTCACAATTCTCGTGACAAAAGTAATAGTTTAAAGTCTTCAAAATCATCCAATAATCCCAtgaatcagttttttttttacttgtcaATAGGGGTGTATATGGCAACCCAACCTGTTCAACTTTCAACGGGTAAGGGTCGTCACTCAAACTGCAATTTCACTACCAAAATCGAACTAAACCAACCCGATTGTGAACGGACTGGGGATCAGGATGGATTTGCGAGTTATgtgtctaaaataaaaataaataactttgatagaaaaaatattttttaattctaaaaaaaatgtgatttcgAATGAGAATCTATTGTAAATGAAATTAGGATTAGGTTGAgttcataattgttttttttagaaattgagctcagataaaaaaaattgaagacttTGAACtattataagaagaagaaaaattgaaagtCTTTTTTTGaacatattataataaaatgattCACGGGATTATAAGAAAATgattcaagtaaaaaaaaaaatttagttcaaAGTACACCTAAAAAGACTTTGAACTATAacactttgaaaaaatttcaaatttactccctacggtccttattataagaaaatttactccaataatattataagaaaattttcaaaaaaaaattcttataattttcttattttcttataataaggactgTAGGgagtaaatttttttaaagtcttttttttaacatataagaAAATGATTCATGGGATTATAAGAAAATgattcaagtaaaaaaaaattcttatagtTGAAAGTACACCTAAAAAGACTTTGAACTAttggatgaattttttttctacttGATAATAGTTCAAAGTCTTTTTCTTATAGTTCAAATTTGTGATAATTTATTATAGTTCAAAGTTTTTTTAGGTGTACTTATATCATTTTGAAGACTTTTAACTACTATAagaaagtctttttttttaatatatactccggtccttattataaaaaaaaatttaatctttttttgtcATATTTACCTTTTAAGTTGTACTTTTccctaaacaaaaaaacaaaacaaaaaagatgtaCTTATTacttaaaagaattttttatccCTCGTTTAATGCTtctctttttaatattagtgagtGTATTTAATATTTCACAATTTTGTAAGtgtttatatttgtaaaaatattcaaaaagtttaattaattaatgattgtattgattttgatatttttattttatttcttataataaggaccatATAGAGTatttcttaagttttttttactttaaataataataatataataaattaatattataggGTCGATCACACAGGTTCAAAAACTTAAACCTAATACCCAAATCAAACTTTGTGGATTATCACAGCTTGGGTCGGATTAGACCTGTAAATGTTCGGGTTTAGGTAATAAGCGGGTTGAATCAAATTGGGTCATCGAATTCGCGGTTAACCTAAATCATAAACACCCTTACTTGCCAAAACTGTTACAATAGAGGTCACAATGATATGCAATGTTACAAGCTCAAAAAGAATCTATGTAACTACGATTGATGCCCAAACCAGTACTCATTTGGAATGGCTCTTCAATTCGGGAGCATCTGACCATATTACCCTTCCTCCTACCCTCTTTCACTATGTTCCTAACACCTTATACCACAAATTGCTCTCATCTACATGCATCCTCCAACTTCATTTGCCTAACAAAGCTAAATTAAACTTTTGAATCCTCTGTATCCTCGAATCTTCCATCtccttatccaaaaaaaatatcccACTTAatccaatttatttttcaataacaccAACATTATAACATGATAAGTGTTGTCAATACACTCTCTAATACACACTctttaatttggtaaaattcaTGTGAATTTCACACGTTAAAAATGGACCCACAAAAAAACTCACGAGCTGAGCTATATTATGCATTTGTCCATACCagctgagctaaactcacgagtaCTATGATTAGcttggtttgttttttttagaggtattagcttggtttgttataacttgaaagcaacaaacatttacattttagttttaatctaaatcaaaatttcataaaaaaaacaccattaataattttcaaacgttagtgAAATAAAAAGAGCGACAAACACGtgagtgcccgtcttttcgctggtataaaatagaaataatgaaaaatccatgtgttaaatgtttttagtccctacaaaatcacaagcttttaagtttagtccctataaaattttaatggtaattttagtcctccaaaataTTGTAGTTTGTAATAATAGaccttattttgattttttttttttacaaaaaatgtatacctttagtccttcaaaatagtctctataaaatgcaaatagggactaaaagtgaataCATTTTTTGTAGAGATTAAACTTTAAAGCTTataattttgtaaggactagaaacatatttaacccaaaattcATCCCAAAATCCCCggtataaatatgtttttaaaggTCTCTGTATAGATACATATGAAGCCCCGATACTCCAAAATAGAGATGTACTGGTATCGGATGCGTATCAGATACCGATACTCACGGAATACTCCACAGATACTCACGAATATGTACCCACGAAGTAtcagaattaattattttaattttaaaaaaatattttatctgaTACTTATAGGATACTTCATAGATACACAAGaatacttataagatacttcACATATACGTATCCTAGGAAATATGAAGTGTAAAAAAGTGACACAATGTTGTAGAAATTCAGTAGAGATGTATATaattcaattttagatatgcATCTCTAGAACTGTTTCTTGATGAGCCACTTAAATGAAGGTAATAATGATACATAAGTGATTCAATTAATCAACATTTGATAAAATTTGCGTTGAATGCTTCTCTCGATATcccaacaaattaaaatataatatgatttacaAGAAAACTTTACGTACACATAACAATGAAAGGTAATCAATGCCTATTTTCCTCCTCAAGTATTTTACATTCATGTAAGTTGTGTATCCATGTACCAATATCGTACTCGTATCCGTCTTCGTATTCAGGCTTCATAGATACATAGATATTGtggctttttatttcttttattttttattgttttataacGGATGGCTTATTCCGAAAGaaaagaatagtttttttttttaatataaaataagaataagaaagctgagtttttatcatttttgtttgcaAACACAAATCACAttgaaaaaattagggtttataatTTACAGTATCATTCTCTTCTCCGTGTTATTGCGATCTAACAAACTATGTCGATTTTCGAGTACAACGGAAGTGCCCTAGTAGCCATGGTTGGCAAGAATTGCTTCGCCATTGCCAGCGATCGAAGACTCGGTGTTCAGCTTCAAACCATAGCTACCGATTTTCAAAGAATTTCCAAAATTCATGATAAACTCTTCATCGGTCTTTCTGGACTCGCCACCGATTCTCAAACACTGTAACTAACTTTCTcaccttttgtttttgttttctgaatcgtttttttgttttgggattttctgattttttttttttttttttttttgtgattgaagGTATCAGCGTCTTGTGTTTCGGCACAAACTGTATCAGCTTCGTGAAGAACGTGATATGAAGCCGGAGACTTTTGCTAGTTTGGTGTCTTCTATGCAATACGAGAAACGGTATTGTCATTTTCTGATTTAGATCTGGATTTTGTTTTGTGATGTGAATTGAATGATTTGGTTGAATTAGGGAAATTTATGTGATGATTTGTGAATATTTTAGATGTACTAAGATTAGGTTAAATTTAAGAGTGTGATAATCATAATCTGTTAAAAAAAGTGGCTTTATTTgtattttgactttttaatgTGACACAGCCCTAACAAGACTTGGTGTGATGCCGATGATAATTTTCATTGTATATTGGTGGTGGAAGTAAAGGGATTGGGTCGTTAGTTAGGTTGCAAAGTGCATGGTTGCAACCACAATATAAAGGTTTTGGAAGCCTCTGCAACCAAGTTGCAATTTTAATTGCGGCTGTATCTGCAATTTTACACAATATTAAGAATCGCTACGTAACTGAGAGTAACCTCTGTTCTTAAATCTTGGAAAAGTGTATCAGGGTGTAGTGTCTTGTAGACTGGCAAAGCTTGTATGTTTGATTCATATTAAGAGTAAAAGAGAACTAGACATAGGGCTGAAAAATAGTACATTTTGGTTCATTTAAGGTGGAATGGAAGAGAGAGTAGAACAAGCTTTCTAGACTGTTCCTTATTTTGTCTTGTTTTCTGCGAaatggcttttttttttttttttttaaaaggttttcTGCGAAATGCTATGTAAATCTCAACAACTGTGTGGAGTATATATGCATTGGAGTTTGAGGACTAGGGAGACAGTCATTTTAATTGATCATAACATATTTTCTATGTTTTGCTGATGCTCATAGACCAATAACTTGTTGAAATTTAAACCCTCTGAAATTCTATGTTTCTTCCTTTTGGTTGTTTACATACCTGATTACATTACATCATAACAATTTCCAATAAACTATAAAATTGTAtactttttagttatgtttACAAATCACGGTGTTGAaactttaaaaacaaaatatgctttctttttctttttaggttCGGTCCATACTTTTGCCAGCCTGTAATTGCTGGGTTAGGGGATGATGACAAGCCATTCATTTGCACAATGGATGCGATTGGAGCAAAGTAAGTTAAATTGTTCTACTGTTCATATATTATCTTAGAGTGGGAGGTTTGCTTGCCTTAAAGTTATAAATGTTTGCATTGCGTAGTTTAAATTTATATTGCTAATTGCTATCTTAGTAAAAAGCATGCTTCTTATACATATGGCTGGGGTCTGTGGCAATTATCATCTGCATATCTGAACAATTTTGCTGATACTAGTTCCAGACTTCCAGCTATTCCAGTTACTTGAAAATTAGATGTGGTGTGTTTCAGCAATGTTTTGTTCTTGAATTTTAATAGTGTAGAAGTTGGAGATTTCTATTATGTGATAGAAAGCAAATAAGTAAATTGAACGGATAACAAATAAAATGTTAGAGCCTGTTAGAGCGACAGAAACAACTTAGATTTCTTTTATAACCCATTTAAGCACTGGACCATATTCATAATTTGTGAAACTGGAAGCTAATGAGTTTTATATGTGTATGTTGGTGAATTTTGTTGGAGCAGAAACTCtgatatgattaaaaaaaaaatctttgccACAGCACTTGATTTGATATAAGATTAGTCATATTACTTGTATTTTTGTGTATTGCGCGTTGCCTTTATACTAGGTTTCATTGACAGACACAATAAGACTCTTTGAATCGAGCTAATTTATATTATTCCAATCCAACATtttatttgttacaaaaaaaaaactttttgattTACCTGTAAAAATGGATTGAGCTAATGAGGGTAGCACTCTTGTTTTCCAACCCCACTATTACTGTACTTCGAAAAGTTGTCAAGTCATTTCTCACTTCAATCGCCTAAGTAAAGAGGTTTACTTAAGAATATCCCCTAAACTAAATAGGAAGAGGTCTACTTCACAAAAAGGGGGAAATGACTTTCCTCCTGGCCATGATATCCCTCATGACACTTTATTGGAGCTTTGTTACCAGTGGCGCTTTTAGAGCCTTTTCCCAATACGCAGAGCCCCAACGATGAAGGGCAGCTTTGCTTCATTGATTTTCTTCattatctttgtttttcttctttttcttaggAGATGGGTGATTTGTTATACTCCCTTCTTTGCATAAATTTTTCGgtttgatttataattttgttcttttattaaaaaaagaaataatggTATTATACATAGAAATCACATGCTGTTTGAGATGCATAGTTTATAAAAATCTGCTTGTCATTCTTGATCGGGCAAACATTGACATCCGAACTGTTATTAAGATAGCACTCACGCTGAAATACACTCCTAGGATAAGCTCTGAAAAATAATGCTTTTAACAATTTAcgctatatatttttttggtttttttaagaTGCTATATTTAGCTTTTGATAAAGCtctgaaacaatttttttgagaagTTACTACAATAATGTGTAAATATGCTTTGTGCATCATTATCCAATAATAACcaaggaaaataaaattgacccGCCCTGTCCACCACACACACATTTATACCTCATGGTAATTCTTTGATCTGAAAATATTTGGGATTGTATGTCGTTTTGAAAGTTCCttttatgcaaaatatcatTCCCCTCATTTTTTAGAATAATCTTAATCAGTGTTATTGATGGCGGACAGCCAAAAATATGTAATTTCAAGCCACCGTAAAACTCCGTGATGCCGGCATCCTTTACAAATTGGACGTGGTGGTTGTCAATCTGCCATGGCGCCGATATATGAAAACACTAATCTGaatgttatattttatatacAGAAGCTGCATTTATGAGATtctaactttatttttatttttgtatatacaGGGAACTTGCAAAAGACTTTGTTGTTGCTGGAACTGCGTCCGAGTCTCTGTATGGTGCTTGTGAATCAATGTTTAAGCCTGACATGGTTTGTCCCAAAGTTTAACTTCTTTTGTCTTTTACTTCAACTTTTCAGCAATTTTTTTGCGTATTAGTGCAGTCATGTCTGTTTTTCACTTGTTTTGGTAGTGTTTTAATAACAAAAAAGCATATATCTAAACAGACATGCCTTTTGACACTAAATGCTTCTTAAATTAGATTGAACATCATCCACGTATTACAAATCTGTCTACACCCTTTGGTATCTGTCGGTGAAGGCATCCCTTCATCATGAGGTGGTTTCCAAGAAATAGGGGATTCAGGATTGTATCTTCATTTTATGGTTTTGATGGAGCATACGTCGGTCCAGGGCATATCTCAGTGGGTAACTAGTAACTACAAAGCTCAACCACTAAGGATCAGCAAGTGCTGAGTACTACCCTATTTCATTCGAGCAGTTTAAGATAGAGTTTGAGCTACATTCTAGGGCCAGATTCAAGTTGTATAGGAAGATTGATGATTGTACTGCTGGGCAAAAGCAACGAGCAGAAAAGATCAGGGTTAATTTAAAAGTTATCGGGTTACAAAAATGTAACAATAGTGTGCAATGTCCGACTTCAGAGTGGAAGTGAGACGTTCTTTAGTGTATAGGGAATCTGAGATTCAAATAGAGGAGGCCATTAGCCTCTCGACAATTTTGAGATTGTTTCTTCTGCAAAATTGTTTCTCCATGTTTGCCAAAAGGGAAGCTTATGATTTTTGTGCTTGGTTTCTTAATACAGGAAGCTGAGGAATTGTTCGAGACCATCTCCCAAGCACTGTTATCATCTGTAGACCGTGACTGTCTTAGTGGCTGGGGTGGACATGTCTATGTTGTGTAAGTTTATAAATTCTCTTCTTCTTTAGTTGTTTGTTATTGGGAATTCTATTTATTGAATTGTCATAAGTTTTTCTTATGAcaaaaataagtttttcttttcatccaCTAGTCAATGTGTTCACTTTTTATGCACCAGTTCATCTTTACAAGCCACTAGGTTGGGCAAACGACTTTTGCCTTAGCATGTGGAAAATCATTTTAACAAAACTTCATgatgaaaacaaattttgtatatACTCatgtatttttcataaaaattgttagataaaaaatattaatgtgtaTGGCATCTTTTAAagttcaaatgatttttttaaaataataataataatgcaaaCAAAAACTGAATTaaataatcataatattatttttattaattaggaAAGTTCaatcttataattttaaatataaataatttatttattttaatataaaatcataatttttatcTCTTAAGGcaagttttaaaaattaaattggaaATTACTGATTTGCCTTGATTAATAATAATGTAAATTATGTATTGTAAAATGTTAAACCTAAACTTTTATCATAGTGGCTTATTGGTCCTCAAATTTTGTTTGCTGCAGCACTCCAACAGAAGTAAAGGAAAGGATTTTGAAGGGAAGAATGGATTAAGTTTTAAGCCAGCTGGTCAACTACTCAAGTTCACTATGTTTTCTGTTTAATTCTGAGCTGAATGGCGAACATGTACCGTCTGTTGTTAATGGGTACCTTTGTTATTGTGAACTTAAATTAAATGTACCTAGAAAATTATTTACAAACGAGTTCAGCTGTTCTATATAGAATTTTCAGTGAAAGTAGACTCTGGAATCGGGTATGCTGTGGAATTAAATTATGAGTATATGTATTGGAATGTTTTTAGGATAGACTGGCATTGCAAGACACATATTGTTCACCGAAATTGTTTGTCCCTGAATCCAATTCATCGTTTTTCCCCGTAAGATGTTGATGTTAGTCACATGTGAGTAATTAAGTGACTTTGTTGATTGATTGAGTGAGGAATATAGGGTTTGGAGCAACAAGAAGGTTGTTATTTCAAtttggcttaaatgcaattttatatCAACATCAACGGTGTATCTATGCAATAATTCTAGGCTAACAAGCATTCCATGACagcatagtaaaaaaaattaacttatttgTTGTTCATCAATCATTCCTAAAAAAACACATTACTGTATTTAACAAGCTACCGTATAAAATAAGAACGCATTAAGCtttgatgaaatatgaatgaGAAGTTGTTGATGAAAATTGAATGAGgatgttgaaaaagaaaagtgaaTGGTGAAAGTCAACAAGTGTAGTGTAGTTAGTGAGTCTCTGACGCCGCACTAGCTAGTAGTGAGCTGACCAGTCTTAATTCGATTCATTACACCAAATCATTACCTCTCACTCACTCTTATTTTTACCGTCCAGTTCCTTGTCATTGCTGTACTCCATCTTACATGAAATAATGCATCAAGTGTCATGCTAAAGAAATCGTTTAAGAAATCCAcaaaaatattactccctccgtccctcaataaatgacctagttgacaatatacattattgatttaacatactttgaccatatttttctactaattcacaaagataaataatactatcatgtaagatgttgttgaaatcgtctcgatgaatatttttaaaatattaagttttcataattttttttagtagagaattgaagatatcaaagataaaacatatgcattggtacgtgTGTCGAAGTCAACTAGGTTATT containing:
- the LOC11417396 gene encoding proteasome subunit beta type-3-A, whose translation is MSIFEYNGSALVAMVGKNCFAIASDRRLGVQLQTIATDFQRISKIHDKLFIGLSGLATDSQTLYQRLVFRHKLYQLREERDMKPETFASLVSSMQYEKRFGPYFCQPVIAGLGDDDKPFICTMDAIGAKELAKDFVVAGTASESLYGACESMFKPDMEAEELFETISQALLSSVDRDCLSGWGGHVYVVTPTEVKERILKGRMD